Proteins co-encoded in one Candidatus Pelagibacter sp. RS40 genomic window:
- a CDS encoding L-threonylcarbamoyladenylate synthase: MNINLSNIKKAVKYLNKNECIGIPTETVYGLAANAYSDKATDKIFKLKKRPRKNPLIVHYYNLKDLKNDCKIDNQFLSLYSKFCPGPITFVLELKEKSKISNNVTNNKSTIAVRFPKHKVTRKLLKNLNFPLAAPSANISKSISAVCKTDVIEEFGNKIKFVLDGGKSKEGLESTIVSLVGNQKILRLGSLDRSKIEKYLIKKKTNKKKNIVMPGQGRIHYSPGLPIRLNIKRPKKFEAFLLISKRIKSNKNFFYLSKNKNLKEVAKNLYKTLRKVKKKGFKQISIERIPNRGIGEAINDRLLRAAVKK, encoded by the coding sequence ATGAATATCAATCTTTCAAATATTAAAAAAGCAGTAAAATATCTCAATAAAAATGAGTGTATTGGAATTCCTACAGAGACAGTTTATGGTTTAGCGGCGAACGCTTACTCGGATAAAGCAACAGATAAGATTTTTAAATTAAAAAAAAGACCAAGAAAAAATCCTCTTATTGTTCATTATTATAATTTAAAAGATCTAAAAAATGATTGTAAAATTGACAATCAATTTTTGAGTCTATATTCAAAGTTTTGTCCTGGACCAATAACCTTTGTTTTAGAGTTAAAAGAAAAAAGTAAGATTTCGAATAATGTTACTAATAATAAAAGTACTATTGCAGTTCGCTTCCCAAAACACAAAGTTACTAGAAAACTATTAAAAAATTTAAATTTTCCTTTAGCTGCACCTAGTGCTAATATTTCTAAGAGTATTAGTGCTGTATGTAAAACCGATGTAATTGAAGAGTTTGGGAATAAAATCAAATTTGTCTTAGATGGTGGGAAGTCAAAAGAGGGTCTAGAATCTACAATAGTTAGTTTAGTAGGTAATCAAAAAATATTGAGGTTAGGCAGTCTAGACAGAAGTAAAATAGAAAAATATTTAATTAAAAAAAAAACTAACAAAAAAAAAAATATAGTAATGCCCGGGCAAGGAAGAATTCACTACTCACCGGGATTGCCTATAAGACTAAACATTAAAAGACCAAAAAAATTTGAAGCTTTCTTATTAATTTCAAAAAGAATTAAATCAAATAAAAATTTTTTTTACCTAAGTAAAAATAAAAATTTAAAGGAAGTAGCAAAAAATTTATATAAAACATTAAGAAAAGTTAAAAAAAAAGGTTTTAAACAAATCTCTATCGAGAGGATTCCTAATCGAGGTATCGGTGAGGCAATTAATGATAGATTGTTACGGGCAGCTGTAAAAAAATGA
- a CDS encoding exonuclease VII small subunit — translation MNEKNLPDDINSKTLNELTEIANKIIQNLENQKNLEESLDEYQKLIRLNNLIEKKFQKSSKEISESAKFKINEISIKNAKKIK, via the coding sequence ATGAATGAAAAAAATTTGCCAGATGATATTAATTCAAAAACTTTGAATGAGTTAACAGAAATTGCTAATAAAATTATTCAAAATTTAGAAAATCAAAAAAATTTAGAAGAGTCACTAGATGAATATCAAAAACTTATTAGATTAAATAATTTAATTGAAAAAAAATTCCAAAAATCCTCTAAAGAAATTTCAGAGTCAGCAAAATTTAAAATTAACGAAATATCAATTAAAAATGCAAAAAAGATTAAATAA
- a CDS encoding polyprenyl synthetase family protein, translating into MQKRLNKIATDTNNFLKKYLKKQNKTDLIKPMSYGLFSGGKKIRSKIIYDIGSIFKINYRSVIHIGAAVECIHAYSLIHDDLPCMDDDDFRRGKLSTHKKFGESTAVLAGNSLLTLAFEILSDKILNINDKKKNLLINSISKCSGHEGVAGGQFSDLNFEKKKISLNKIIDMQIKKTGKLFSFCCLAPVIVSGKFKEIKKFEKIGEKIGLLFQIADDLIDYNGNMQIAGKKTQKDLARGKATIIRVLGQQNSINYANILKEEIFATLKKYGKNSNNLKASVNYILNRNK; encoded by the coding sequence ATGCAAAAAAGATTAAATAAAATTGCAACAGACACAAATAATTTTCTTAAAAAATATTTAAAAAAACAAAATAAAACTGATTTAATTAAACCAATGTCTTATGGCCTATTTTCAGGCGGTAAGAAGATAAGATCAAAAATAATTTATGATATTGGAAGTATATTTAAAATAAATTATAGATCTGTAATCCATATTGGAGCTGCAGTTGAGTGCATACATGCTTATTCACTCATTCATGATGATTTGCCTTGCATGGATGATGATGATTTTAGAAGGGGAAAATTAAGTACGCATAAAAAATTTGGTGAATCTACAGCGGTTTTAGCAGGGAATTCTCTTCTAACCTTAGCCTTTGAAATTTTGTCAGATAAAATTTTAAATATAAATGATAAAAAAAAAAATTTATTAATTAATTCTATATCAAAATGTTCTGGTCATGAAGGTGTGGCTGGAGGACAGTTTTCAGATTTAAATTTTGAAAAAAAAAAAATATCACTAAATAAAATTATAGATATGCAAATTAAAAAAACTGGTAAATTATTTTCTTTTTGTTGTTTGGCACCAGTTATTGTTTCTGGAAAATTTAAAGAAATAAAAAAATTTGAAAAAATAGGAGAAAAAATTGGACTTTTATTTCAAATTGCTGATGATTTAATTGATTATAATGGAAATATGCAAATTGCTGGTAAAAAAACTCAAAAAGATTTAGCGAGGGGTAAGGCAACTATTATTCGCGTTTTAGGACAACAAAATTCAATCAATTATGCCAATATTCTTAAAGAAGAAATTTTTGCCACATTAAAAAAATATGGTAAAAATTCTAATAATTTAAAAGCATCTGTTAATTATATTTTAAATAGAAATAAGTAA
- the dxs gene encoding 1-deoxy-D-xylulose-5-phosphate synthase, translating to MSKTKFLNKINFPTDLKQLNHSELKILNDELREEMINAVSETGGHLGAGLGVVELTVALHYIFDTPKDKIIWDVGHQSYPHKILTGRKDKIKTLRQGNGLSGFTKRSESEFDPFGAAHSSTSISAGLGIATANKLSNKSEEVVAVIGDGAMSAGMAYEAMNNAGASKTKMIVILNDNDMSIAKPVGAMKSYLAKIFSGKIYFNFRETLKLIFSSFSKRFSKKAGEAEDFLRSVVTGGTLFNSLGFYYIGPIDGHDLDVLLPVLKNAKESKHKGPILIHIKTQKGKGYSFAEKSEDKYHGVSKFNIKTGIQQKSDSKAPSYTKVYANTLVKHAENDSKIIGITAAMPSGTGMDIFGNKFPNRMFDVGIAEQHAVTFAAGLATEGYKPYASIYSTFLQRAYDQVVHDVAIQSLPVRFAIDRAGLVGADGPTHAGSFDITYLATLPNFIVMAASDEAELVKMINTSVEINDKPCAFRYPRGNGTGVQLPDTSEKIQIGKAKVVREGKKIAILNFGARLNECLIAEENLRKKGVNASIVDARFAKPLDENLIWQLATNHEVIITIEEGSIGGFGAHVSNFLNDKNLLDSNLKFRSMILPDKFIDQDKPENMYKSAGLDALSIENKVLEVLNSKVIVKKIN from the coding sequence ATGAGCAAAACAAAATTCTTAAATAAAATTAATTTTCCAACAGATTTGAAACAGTTGAATCATTCTGAACTTAAAATACTTAATGATGAGTTAAGAGAGGAAATGATAAATGCGGTATCAGAAACTGGTGGTCATTTAGGTGCTGGTCTTGGAGTTGTAGAGTTAACAGTAGCTTTACATTATATTTTTGATACACCAAAAGATAAAATTATTTGGGATGTTGGTCATCAATCTTATCCTCACAAAATATTAACTGGAAGAAAAGATAAAATTAAAACTCTTAGACAAGGCAATGGTTTATCAGGTTTTACAAAAAGATCAGAAAGTGAGTTTGATCCATTTGGTGCAGCACACAGCTCGACTTCAATATCTGCTGGATTAGGAATAGCAACTGCAAATAAACTTTCAAATAAATCAGAAGAGGTAGTTGCTGTAATAGGAGATGGAGCAATGAGTGCTGGAATGGCATATGAGGCTATGAATAATGCCGGTGCATCAAAAACAAAAATGATAGTTATTTTAAATGATAATGATATGTCCATTGCAAAACCCGTTGGGGCAATGAAGTCTTATCTAGCAAAAATTTTTTCAGGAAAAATTTATTTTAACTTTAGAGAAACATTAAAATTAATTTTTTCATCATTTTCAAAAAGATTTAGTAAAAAAGCTGGCGAAGCAGAGGATTTTCTTAGATCAGTTGTTACTGGTGGAACTTTGTTTAATTCATTAGGTTTTTATTACATTGGCCCAATAGATGGACACGATCTGGATGTTTTGCTACCTGTTTTAAAAAATGCAAAAGAATCAAAACATAAAGGACCAATATTAATTCACATTAAAACACAAAAAGGGAAAGGTTACAGTTTTGCAGAAAAGTCAGAGGATAAATATCATGGGGTATCTAAGTTTAATATAAAAACAGGCATACAGCAAAAAAGTGATTCAAAAGCGCCATCTTACACAAAAGTATATGCAAATACTCTTGTTAAGCATGCTGAAAATGACAGCAAAATAATTGGTATAACTGCCGCGATGCCTTCAGGTACAGGAATGGATATTTTTGGAAATAAATTTCCTAATAGAATGTTTGATGTGGGAATAGCAGAACAACATGCGGTAACTTTTGCTGCTGGTCTAGCAACAGAAGGTTATAAGCCTTATGCATCAATATATTCTACTTTTTTACAGAGAGCTTATGACCAAGTGGTACATGATGTTGCAATTCAAAGTTTACCGGTAAGATTTGCAATAGATAGAGCAGGTCTGGTGGGAGCAGATGGCCCAACACATGCTGGATCTTTTGATATAACATATCTGGCTACTCTACCAAATTTTATTGTTATGGCAGCTAGTGATGAGGCAGAATTGGTAAAAATGATAAACACATCAGTAGAAATTAATGATAAACCATGTGCATTTAGATATCCCAGAGGAAATGGCACTGGAGTTCAGTTACCTGATACAAGTGAGAAAATCCAAATAGGAAAAGCAAAAGTTGTTAGAGAAGGAAAGAAAATTGCTATTTTGAATTTTGGAGCAAGATTAAATGAATGTTTAATTGCTGAAGAAAATTTGCGAAAAAAAGGAGTTAATGCAAGTATCGTAGATGCACGTTTTGCCAAACCTCTTGATGAAAATTTAATTTGGCAATTAGCAACAAATCATGAGGTGATAATTACAATTGAAGAAGGATCTATAGGTGGTTTTGGGGCACACGTAAGTAATTTTTTAAATGATAAAAATCTTTTAGATTCAAATCTTAAATTTAGATCAATGATACTCCCAGACAAGTTTATAGATCAAGATAAGCCTGAAAATATGTATAAATCTGCTGGACTGGATGCTTTATCTATTGAAAATAAAGTACTAGAAGTTTTAAATTCAAAAGTAATAGTAAAAAAGATTAATTAG
- the aroC gene encoding chorismate synthase codes for MSFNTFGKIFRFTTWGESHGPAIGCVVDGCPPNIKINIDEIQKDLNKRKPGQSKFTTQRKEDDRVEILSGIFEGKTTGTPISMIIYNKDMRSKDYGNIKNKFRPGHADFTYFKKYGIRDYRGGGRQSARETASRVAAGGIAKQILKFILGKKYDVVGGVTQLGILGTNPENWNEKFIKKNQLFCPDKSVLKLWEKYLLSIRKAGSSCGAIIEIRAKGVPVGLGAPIYSKLDMDLASAMMSINAVKGVNIGSGINSAQLTGEENSDEINQRGKSTKFNSNNAGGILGGISSGQDIIVSFAVKPTSSILSTRKTIDKFGKNTTISVKGRHDPCVGIRAVPIGEAMMHCVILDHYLLNKAQCGN; via the coding sequence ATGTCATTTAATACCTTTGGGAAAATATTTAGATTCACGACGTGGGGAGAGTCTCATGGACCAGCAATTGGATGTGTAGTCGATGGTTGCCCACCCAATATCAAAATAAATATTGACGAAATTCAGAAAGATTTAAATAAAAGAAAACCTGGTCAATCAAAATTTACAACTCAAAGAAAAGAAGATGATAGAGTTGAAATTTTATCTGGAATTTTTGAAGGCAAAACAACTGGAACTCCGATTTCAATGATAATTTATAATAAAGATATGAGATCTAAAGACTATGGAAATATAAAAAATAAATTTAGGCCAGGACATGCAGATTTTACTTATTTTAAAAAATATGGAATTAGAGATTATAGAGGAGGAGGAAGACAATCTGCAAGAGAGACAGCCTCTAGGGTTGCAGCAGGAGGTATAGCAAAACAAATATTAAAATTTATTCTAGGAAAAAAATATGATGTTGTTGGAGGAGTAACTCAATTAGGAATCTTAGGAACTAATCCAGAAAATTGGAACGAAAAATTTATCAAAAAAAATCAATTATTTTGTCCAGATAAATCTGTGCTAAAGCTTTGGGAAAAATATTTACTTAGTATAAGAAAAGCGGGATCATCTTGTGGTGCAATTATTGAAATCAGAGCTAAGGGAGTACCTGTAGGATTAGGGGCGCCAATTTATTCAAAATTAGATATGGACCTTGCATCAGCTATGATGAGCATCAATGCTGTAAAGGGAGTAAACATAGGATCTGGAATAAATTCTGCTCAATTGACAGGTGAAGAAAATTCAGATGAAATTAATCAAAGAGGGAAATCTACAAAATTCAATTCGAACAATGCTGGTGGTATTTTGGGCGGTATATCAAGCGGTCAAGATATAATTGTATCATTTGCTGTCAAACCAACTTCATCGATATTATCTACTAGAAAAACAATTGATAAGTTTGGGAAAAATACAACTATATCTGTTAAAGGCCGACATGATCCTTGCGTAGGGATAAGAGCTGTTCCTATAGGAGAGGCTATGATGCATTGTGTAATACTTGATCACTACTTGCTAAATAAAGCTCAATGTGGGAACTAA
- the pdxH gene encoding pyridoxamine 5'-phosphate oxidase — protein MNEKNSFGLDICFGEKNNPFELFKEWFDEAKKTELNDPNAVALGTSDDRGYTSVRMVLLKDFNETGFVFYTNFNSAKGLAIKKNPNISMCFHWKSLLRQIRIEGSAEQVSDIEADEYYSSRKYESRIGAWASNQSSEISNRKELTDSIRNFKSKYPEQNNVPRPKHWSGWRLKPRSVEFWLDGEFRIHERLKYIKEKNDWKKILLSP, from the coding sequence ATGAACGAAAAAAACTCTTTTGGTCTAGATATATGTTTTGGTGAAAAAAATAATCCATTTGAATTATTTAAGGAATGGTTTGATGAAGCAAAAAAAACAGAGTTAAATGACCCAAATGCAGTTGCACTAGGCACATCAGATGACCGTGGATACACCTCGGTCAGAATGGTTTTGTTAAAAGATTTTAATGAAACAGGATTTGTTTTTTATACAAATTTTAACAGTGCTAAAGGATTAGCTATTAAAAAAAATCCAAATATATCGATGTGTTTTCATTGGAAAAGTTTACTTAGGCAAATAAGGATCGAAGGTTCAGCTGAACAAGTTTCTGATATTGAGGCAGACGAATATTATTCCTCTAGAAAATATGAAAGCAGAATCGGTGCCTGGGCATCAAATCAAAGCTCAGAAATTTCAAATCGAAAAGAACTTACAGACTCAATTAGAAACTTTAAATCCAAATATCCTGAACAAAATAATGTCCCCAGACCAAAACATTGGTCAGGATGGCGGCTAAAGCCAAGGTCAGTAGAATTCTGGCTAGATGGTGAATTTAGAATACACGAGAGACTGAAATATATTAAAGAAAAAAACGATTGGAAAAAGATTTTATTATCTCCTTAA
- a CDS encoding polyprenyl synthetase family protein, protein MGSVVQLKKTINNSYSDLLKSVEDKLILVNEKISSKLTSKVDLIQNMTDYHLDTGGKKLRALLTLSSSKLCGYSKGGRDINLAACVELIHAATLMHDDVIDNALVRRNKKTLNTIWGNKSSILVGDYLLSRCFEMMVEDGSLEILKLLSSTSSEIAQGEVLQLQHHGEIDMLEETYLKIISLKTAALFSASTKVGAILANRDNKYKEALEFYGKNLGLTFQIADDALDYNSELKLFGKKIGNDFYEGKITLPIILLYQKCSGEEKKYLKNLFEKQNRDENEFKNTLEKIKKYKIINECYIKAEYFINLASNSLSIFEENQDKNILKNLTSFSLERNF, encoded by the coding sequence ATGGGATCTGTAGTTCAATTAAAAAAGACGATTAACAACTCATATTCGGATTTACTTAAGTCTGTTGAGGATAAACTTATATTGGTTAATGAAAAAATATCATCAAAATTAACAAGTAAAGTTGATTTGATTCAAAATATGACAGACTATCATTTAGACACAGGTGGTAAGAAATTAAGAGCCCTTTTAACTTTATCTAGCTCAAAGCTTTGTGGATACTCAAAAGGTGGTAGAGATATAAACCTAGCAGCATGCGTAGAATTAATTCACGCTGCCACCTTAATGCATGATGATGTTATTGATAACGCGCTTGTTAGAAGAAACAAAAAAACACTCAACACTATATGGGGAAACAAATCCTCTATTTTGGTTGGTGATTATCTGCTTAGCAGATGTTTCGAAATGATGGTAGAAGATGGAAGCTTAGAAATTTTAAAACTTCTTTCCTCTACCTCGTCAGAAATTGCACAAGGAGAAGTGTTACAACTTCAGCATCACGGAGAGATAGATATGCTAGAAGAAACATACCTAAAAATTATTTCTTTGAAAACTGCAGCACTTTTTTCAGCATCTACTAAAGTTGGAGCAATATTAGCGAATAGAGATAATAAATATAAAGAAGCTCTAGAGTTTTATGGAAAAAATTTAGGTCTTACATTTCAAATAGCAGATGATGCTTTAGATTATAATTCAGAGCTTAAATTATTTGGAAAAAAAATAGGTAATGATTTTTATGAGGGAAAAATTACTTTACCAATAATACTGTTATATCAAAAGTGTTCGGGTGAAGAAAAAAAATATCTGAAAAATTTGTTTGAAAAACAAAATAGAGATGAAAATGAATTTAAAAATACTCTTGAAAAAATAAAAAAATATAAAATTATTAATGAGTGCTATATAAAAGCTGAATATTTTATAAACTTAGCATCTAACTCATTATCAATATTCGAGGAGAACCAAGATAAAAATATTCTTAAAAATTTGACATCATTTAGTTTAGAAAGAAATTTTTAA
- a CDS encoding S49 family peptidase, producing the protein MFSFFKKKKIVSHIRLSGVIGNVGKFKQGIDYSSQEEIIKKAFSLKKAQTVAITINSPGGSPVQSHLIYKLIRNQADKYKKKVIVFAEDVAASGGYLIACSGDEIYANPSSIIGSIGVIYSSFGFKDLIQKIGVQRRVYTAGKNKSTLDPFLDEKEEDIKRLKNIQLELHQEFIDVVEESRKTKLKKDIGVELFSGEFWSGKKSKDLGLIDGLGNSEQILREKFGDDVEVKIFEKSKGWLAKKLSSSENQADKILNLIEERSIWQKYGF; encoded by the coding sequence ATGTTTTCCTTTTTCAAAAAAAAAAAAATTGTTAGTCATATCAGGCTATCTGGTGTTATTGGAAATGTTGGAAAATTTAAACAGGGGATTGATTATTCGAGCCAAGAGGAAATTATAAAAAAAGCTTTTTCATTGAAAAAAGCCCAAACAGTAGCAATAACAATTAATTCTCCAGGTGGGTCACCAGTACAGTCACACTTAATTTATAAACTAATTAGAAATCAGGCAGACAAATATAAAAAAAAAGTGATTGTATTTGCAGAGGATGTTGCGGCTTCTGGCGGCTACTTAATTGCTTGTTCTGGAGATGAAATATATGCTAATCCTAGTTCAATAATTGGTTCTATTGGAGTTATTTATTCTTCATTCGGATTTAAAGATCTTATTCAAAAAATTGGTGTTCAAAGAAGAGTTTATACAGCTGGAAAAAATAAAAGTACACTCGATCCATTTCTTGATGAAAAAGAAGAAGATATAAAAAGGTTAAAGAATATACAATTAGAACTTCATCAAGAATTTATTGATGTAGTTGAAGAAAGTAGAAAGACAAAGTTGAAAAAAGATATTGGGGTTGAATTATTTTCAGGAGAATTTTGGTCAGGAAAAAAATCTAAGGATCTTGGTTTAATTGATGGTTTGGGTAATTCCGAACAAATTCTAAGAGAAAAATTTGGTGATGACGTTGAAGTGAAAATTTTTGAGAAAAGTAAAGGATGGCTTGCAAAAAAATTATCTTCTTCAGAAAATCAAGCAGATAAAATTTTGAACTTGATCGAAGAAAGATCTATTTGGCAAAAATATGGTTTCTAA
- a CDS encoding glycine--tRNA ligase subunit alpha has translation MVSKRPKLKKEKILSFQDTIFSLQKFWAKQGCIILQPYDVEVGAGTFHPATTLRSLGKKPWKTAYVQPSRRPTDGRYGENPNRLQHYYQFQVLIKPSPKNIKKLYLNSIASIGIKHEEHDIRFVEDDWESPTLGAAGLGWEVWCDGMEVTQFTYFQQMAGVECDPISVEITYGLERLCMFIQNKKNVFELDWNNNGIFYKDVFHQAEKEFSAYNFEYANTEKLFKMFDMLESEARSMIENKISLPAYDQCLKSSHVFNILDSRGVISVAQRAEYISRIRDLTKEIGKIWIESQS, from the coding sequence ATGGTTTCTAAAAGACCTAAATTGAAAAAAGAAAAAATTTTATCATTTCAAGATACAATATTTAGCTTACAAAAATTTTGGGCAAAACAGGGATGTATTATTTTACAACCCTATGATGTTGAGGTTGGAGCTGGAACATTTCATCCAGCAACAACATTGAGATCTTTAGGAAAGAAGCCATGGAAAACAGCGTATGTTCAACCATCTAGAAGACCTACAGATGGAAGATATGGAGAAAATCCAAATAGACTTCAGCACTATTATCAATTCCAAGTATTAATAAAACCTTCTCCAAAAAATATAAAAAAACTTTATCTTAATAGCATTGCATCAATTGGAATAAAACACGAAGAGCATGATATAAGATTTGTAGAGGACGACTGGGAAAGCCCTACTTTAGGAGCAGCTGGGCTTGGATGGGAAGTCTGGTGTGATGGAATGGAAGTAACACAGTTTACTTACTTTCAACAAATGGCAGGAGTTGAATGTGATCCTATTTCTGTTGAAATTACTTATGGATTAGAAAGATTGTGCATGTTTATACAAAACAAAAAAAATGTTTTTGAACTTGATTGGAATAATAATGGAATCTTCTATAAAGATGTCTTCCATCAAGCTGAAAAAGAATTTTCAGCATACAATTTTGAATACGCAAATACTGAAAAACTTTTTAAAATGTTTGATATGTTAGAAAGTGAGGCAAGATCGATGATTGAAAATAAAATTTCTCTCCCTGCTTATGATCAATGTTTAAAATCGAGTCATGTATTTAATATATTAGATTCCAGAGGCGTTATAAGTGTTGCGCAACGAGCAGAATATATCTCAAGAATTCGAGATTTAACCAAAGAGATTGGAAAAATTTGGATAGAAAGTCAGAGTTAA
- the glyS gene encoding glycine--tRNA ligase subunit beta: protein MSELFIELFSEEVPAKLQIKAREQLKEILSNFFEQHGVKYKGEIRIFSTPNRIAINAKGFPKEVLFKSKEVKGPSINAPDKALDGFLNSNQINKNKIYKKKTEKGEFYFFKKPQKKISLYNMLRENLPHILFKITWEKSMKWGEHTLLWGRPLKSILSIFDGKKLEFDFKHLKSSNLTFIEKDIEEKTKSFNNFDQYLKFFKTKGVIIDHKKRKDFINSELQKLSNNKNILINTNESLLNEITNIVEKPKVLICEFDKKFLNIPKEILIITMQSHQKYIPTFDKKENLTNLFFVISDANDKKGLIKSGNERVIDARLRDAEFFWNKNKSQNLVKQVTKLKNVNYFKGLGTYFDKVQRMRKLSGLISDEFMISKEKIEIASTICKVDLMSDLVGEFPELQGVMGGYFAETQGFEKDVSLAVAEHYYPIGMDSKLPKKIYSIALSLSDKIDSLVGFFGINLKPSSSKDPYAIRRTAISVVRLIIENNLTVKLRDLINYSCMFYKEQGFEFDLKKLNLELGDFLYERVKNYLKEKQIRNDIIESVSHNFSIDELLKVYKKTNVLNKSINKDFGKDVVAIYKRSASILLSENKSLSNFNGNVDPGLFKNDYEKNLYKKIHEIKKYYSSVGRDENFEESLKILSFCKSEVYDFFENVVVNDNDETIKKNRLELLSMLCKSFDNYFNFSKIEG, encoded by the coding sequence GTGTCTGAATTATTTATTGAACTATTTAGCGAAGAAGTTCCAGCAAAGTTACAAATCAAAGCAAGAGAACAATTAAAAGAAATTCTTTCAAATTTTTTTGAACAACATGGTGTAAAATATAAAGGTGAAATTAGAATTTTTTCAACACCAAACAGGATTGCTATTAATGCCAAAGGCTTTCCAAAAGAAGTTTTATTCAAGTCTAAAGAGGTAAAAGGTCCAAGTATAAATGCACCAGATAAAGCATTAGACGGCTTTTTAAATTCTAATCAAATAAATAAAAATAAGATTTATAAAAAAAAAACTGAAAAGGGAGAATTTTATTTTTTTAAGAAGCCACAGAAGAAGATAAGTCTTTATAACATGTTGAGAGAAAATCTTCCTCACATTCTGTTTAAAATTACATGGGAAAAATCAATGAAATGGGGGGAACATACCCTTCTTTGGGGTAGGCCATTGAAATCTATTTTATCAATATTTGATGGCAAAAAACTTGAGTTTGATTTTAAGCACCTGAAAAGTTCTAATCTCACTTTTATAGAAAAAGATATAGAAGAAAAAACTAAGTCATTTAATAACTTCGACCAATATTTAAAATTTTTTAAAACCAAAGGGGTAATTATTGACCACAAAAAAAGAAAGGATTTCATAAATTCTGAATTACAAAAGTTATCAAATAACAAAAATATTTTAATAAATACAAATGAAAGTTTATTAAATGAAATAACAAATATTGTTGAAAAACCGAAAGTATTAATTTGTGAGTTTGATAAAAAATTTCTAAACATACCTAAAGAAATATTGATTATTACAATGCAATCACACCAAAAATATATACCGACTTTTGACAAAAAAGAAAATTTAACAAACTTATTTTTTGTAATCTCTGATGCGAACGATAAAAAAGGACTTATTAAGTCAGGAAATGAAAGAGTTATTGATGCTAGATTGAGAGATGCAGAATTTTTTTGGAATAAAAACAAATCTCAAAATTTAGTTAAGCAGGTTACAAAATTAAAAAATGTCAATTACTTCAAAGGTCTAGGAACGTATTTTGATAAGGTTCAAAGAATGCGAAAACTCAGTGGTCTAATATCTGATGAATTTATGATTAGTAAAGAAAAAATAGAAATCGCATCAACAATTTGTAAAGTTGATTTAATGTCAGACTTAGTGGGTGAATTTCCTGAGCTTCAAGGTGTAATGGGAGGTTACTTTGCAGAAACACAAGGCTTTGAAAAAGATGTCAGTCTAGCTGTAGCAGAGCATTATTATCCTATTGGTATGGATAGTAAGTTACCAAAGAAAATTTATAGCATTGCTTTATCACTGAGTGATAAAATTGACTCTTTAGTTGGTTTTTTTGGAATTAATCTAAAGCCGTCCAGCTCAAAAGATCCTTATGCCATAAGAAGAACAGCAATAAGTGTGGTACGATTAATAATTGAAAATAACCTAACAGTAAAACTTAGAGATTTAATAAATTATTCTTGTATGTTTTATAAAGAACAAGGCTTTGAATTTGATTTAAAGAAATTGAATTTAGAACTTGGGGATTTTTTATATGAAAGGGTAAAGAACTATCTTAAAGAAAAACAAATTAGAAATGATATTATAGAAAGTGTAAGTCATAATTTTTCAATTGATGAATTATTAAAAGTTTATAAAAAAACAAACGTTTTAAATAAAAGCATAAACAAAGATTTTGGGAAAGATGTTGTTGCTATTTACAAAAGGTCCGCAAGTATTCTATTAAGCGAAAATAAAAGTTTATCCAATTTTAATGGCAATGTTGATCCAGGTTTATTTAAAAATGATTATGAAAAAAATCTTTATAAAAAAATACACGAAATTAAAAAATACTATTCAAGTGTAGGTAGAGACGAAAATTTTGAAGAAAGTTTAAAAATACTTTCATTTTGCAAATCAGAAGTTTATGATTTTTTTGAAAACGTTGTTGTAAACGATAATGACGAAACGATTAAAAAAAACAGACTAGAACTTTTATCAATGTTATGTAAGAGTTTTGATAACTATTTCAATTTTTCAAAAATAGAAGGTTAA